The sequence TGAAGCCCCTCCCCTTCAGGGGAGGGCGTCATCCCGCTAATGCCCCACGCTTTCCCCGCGCACGACACCCGACAGCGCCAGCTGCTCGTCGATCGCCGCCAGCAGCCGCGCCAGCGCCTCCTCGTCGGTCGCCTCGGCGCGCGCGACGAGCACGTCCTGCGTGTTCGAGGCCCGGAGCAGCCACCAGCCGTCGCCCGTCATCACGCGCGCGCCATCGGTGCGGTCGACGCGCGCGCCCGCCGCGGTCAGGCGCTCCAGAACTTCCTCCACAATGGCGAATTTGCGGACCTCGTCGACCTGAAAGCGCATTTCGGGGGTGTTGACCATCGGCGCCATGGAACCGCGCAGGTCGGTGACGCTCTTGCCCAGCTTCGTCGCCGCCTCGATCAGCCGCACCGCCGCGTAGGGCGCGTCGTCATAGCCAAAATAGCGGTCGGCGAAAAAAATATGTCCGCTCATCTCGCCCGCGAGCGGGCTGCCCGTTTCCTTCATTTTCGCCTTGATGAGACTGTGGCCGGTTTTCCACATCAAGGGCGTGCCGCCAAGCTCGGCGACGCGGTCGAACAGCGCCTGGCTCGCCTTCACATCGGCGATCACCGTCGCGCCGGGCAGGTCCTTCAGCACCGCGGCGGCATAGATTTGCAGCAGTTGGTCGCCCCAGATCACCCGGCCCTGGCCGTCGATCGCGCCGATGCGGTCGCCGTCTCCATCGAAAGCGACGCCGAAATCGAGATTCTTCTCGGCGACGAGCCTTTTGAGATCGGCGAGGTTCTTCTCCTCGGTCGGATCGGGATGATGGTTCGGGAAATGCCCGTCAATGTCGGTGAAAAGCAGGTGGTGCTCGCCCGGAAGCCTGGCGGTGAGCTTTTCGATGACGGCGCCTGCCGCGCCGTTACCCGCATCCCAGCCGATGCGGAACGCGCCCCCGGCAAAGCCCTCGATCAGCCGGTCGACATAGGCGTCGACGACGTCGATGCTCTCCGCCGCGCCTTCGCCCGCCTCCCAGTCGCCCGCCGCGGCCATTTCGCCGATCCGCCGGATGTCGGCGCCGAAGAAGGGACGCCCCTGAAACACCATCTTGAAGCCATTATAGTCGGGGGGATTGTGGCTGCCGGTTATCTGTATGCCGCCATCGACCTGCTCGGTTGACGCGGCATAATAGAGCATCGGCGTCGGCCCCAGCCCGACGTTCAGCGCATCGACCCCGGCGGCATTGATCCCCGCGACCAGCGCCTCGGCGAGCATCGGCGATGAAAGCCGCCCGTCATAGCCGACCGCGATACGCCGACCGCCTGCACGGCGGATCAGCGTCGCGAAGCTCCGGCCGATGGCATAGGCATCCTTGTCGGACAGCGTGTCGCCGACGACGCCGCGAATATCATATTCGCGCAGCATCGTCGGATGGAAATCATGGCTCATCGTCGATCCTCTTTGCGGGAGAGAAGGTCAGGCGGCGGCGAAGAGATCGCCGTCGGGGTGCAGCCGCTCGCGCGCGGGCAGGTTGAGGCCGCCCATCGCCTCGCGAAGTTCCTGCCGTGCGACGACATGGCCGATCCCCATGCCGCCAAGATGCGCCTTGTCGAGCAGGGTGAGGCCGGCCGGGAAAAGCTCGCGATAGATGACGCGCTCGCCGAGCCCCGGGATGACGCGAAAGCCGACGCGGCGCGACAACTGGTTCAGCGCCTCGCCGACGCGGCGCATATTGTGCGCGTCGACATGCTGGAGGCGGTTGCGCAAAATGATCCAGTCGATCGTCCGCCCGTCGCTCTTCGCGCGCGCCTTGCGCGTGTCCCAGATGAGTTCGGAATAGAAGCTCGGCCGCGTCACCTGAAACGTTTCGGGATCGACCTGGCCGATCAGGTCGAAATCGATGAAGCTGTCGTTGATCGGCGTGATCAGCGTGTCGGCGCTGGTGGCGAGATGGCGTGCGAAGACATCGTCGCGCCCCGGCGTGTCGGCGATGAAATAATCGACCCCTTCCGACAATCGCGCGACCTGCGCGTCGAGTTCTTCGATCGTCGATCCCTCGAACACCTCGAACTGCGGGGTCGGCAGCACGATGTCGCGCCGCTTCGCGGTCTGTTCGCGATTCTCCAGATAGCGGTGAAAGGTGCGCTGGCGCGGGTCGAGGTCGATCCCCGCGACGCGCCAGCCCTGGCTCGCCAGCGCAACCGCGAAATGCACGGCGCAGGTCGATTTGCCCGTCCCGCCCTTTTCATTGGCAAAGATGATGCGGTGCGGTGCGGGCGTCGTCATGAGCGTTGCGATTTTCCTGTTGGCGGCGCATGGGGGCCGCATCGGTGGTGTCTCAGCGCCGCCAATATCGGAGGGCGCCCGGCCGTGCAAATCATCCGTGACATCGCAATGCTCCACCGTGCCGTTACGGCACTGAAACAGGGCGGCAGGAGCGTCGCGCTGGTGCCGACCATGGGCGCGCTGCACGACGGCCATCTTTCGCTCGTCCGCATGGCAAGGCGCGTCGCCGATCACGCCGTCGTGTCGATTTTCGTCAATCCGACGCAATTCGGGCCGAATGAGGATTTTGCCGCCTATCCGCGCGACGAGGCGCGCGACGCCGCGCTGCTCGTCGACGCCGGGACGAGCCTGCTCTGGGCGCCCGACGTCGGCACCATGTATCCGGGCGGGCACAGTACGCATATCGAGGTTGCCGAACTCGGCGCCGATTATTGCGGCGCCGCGCGTCCGGGCCATTTCGACGGCGTTGCGACCGTCGTTGCCAAATTGTTCAACCAGGTGCGCCCCGACATCGCGATCTTCGGCGAAAAGGACTGGCAGCAGCTCGCGATCATCCGCCGCATGGCGCGCGACCTCGATTTCGGCATCGATATATTGGGCGCGCCGATCGCGCGCGACACCGACGGCCTCGCGCTGTCGTCGCGCAACACCTATCTGTCGGACGGGCAGCGCGCGGCGGCGGCCGCCTTCCCGGCGGCGCTGAGCGCGGCGGCGAAGGCGATCGCGGGCGGCGCCGACGTTGGCGAAACGCTCGCCAAGGCCGAGGCCGCGATCGTCAGCGGCGGGTTCGACAGCGTCGACTATGTCGCGCTCGCCGATGCCGATAGCCTCGAACGGCTGATCAGCTTTCGCAAGCCCGCCCGCCTGCTGGCGGCCGCGCGGATCGGCAAGACGCGGCTGATCGACAATTGGCCGGTAGGCTAGACCCTGTTTGGTGCCAAAGCCGTAAACCCAGAAATCGACGCCAATTACCCCCGGCAATCCTCGATCACCCGGCCGATTTCGGACTGCACCGGCAAGGTCAGCGCACCGCCACCCGGCGTTTCGAGCGCGAAGCGGCCGCGGCTGAAGGCGATGCGGTCGAGGCGCGGGTCGCGGCTGGGCAGCGTCGCGCTGCCGCGCTCGAAGCGGAGCTGGTCGGTGCCCGCGCTGGTGCGCAGGCTGACCGCCCCGTCGAGCGCCGAGGTCAGGCGGATGCCGCCGCCGCTGCACGCCATCGTCAGCAGCGGGTTGGCGCTGCCCGTCGGCACAAAGGCCGCGGTGCGACTGGCGGCGTCATAACGCCACGCGCCGCGATCCACCGCGCGGTCTTCCCATCCCAGCGTCGGGGTCGGCAGCGGCGCGGGGGGCGGCGCGGGCGCGACGGGCCGCGGCGCGGGGGGCGGGGCTTCGGGTTGCGGGATGGCGGCGCAGCCAGCGAGCACCAGAACGCCCGCCGCTACCGTCGCGTGGCGTAATCTCGTCCTGCTCATCCCTAAAATCCCTTCCAGTCGATCACTTCACCCAGCGGCGCGCGCGGCACCGGCCACTGGTTCACCGCGGCCGCTTCGTCGGCATGGCCGATCGCGAGCCCGGTGAACAAAATCTGGTCGTCGCCCAGCCCGATCGACCGGCGCACGGTTGCCCCATACATGGCCCAGCATTCCTGCGGGCAACTGGCAAGGCCCTGCTCGACGAGCAGCAGCATCACCGATTGCAGCCACATGCCCATGTCGGCCCATTGCGGCGGCCCCATGATGCGCGAGCAATGCAGGAAAAGCATCACCGGTGCGCCGAAACCCCGGTAATTGTCCATGAACCGAGCGAGCCGCCCCCTCTTGTCCTCGCGCGGGATGCCGAGCGAGGCATAGAGCGCCTCGCCGACGCCGAAGCGGCGGTCGGTCCACGGCGCGGTCAGTTCGGGCGGATAGATGTCATATTCGGGTTCCTGCCCCGCGCGTCCCATCGCGATCCGCGCGGCCACCGCATCCTTGACCGCCTGCCAGGGTTCGCCGGTCAGCACCGTCGCCTGCCACGGCTGGAGGTTGCCGCCCGACGGCGCGCGCTGCGCCGCCGCAAAAACCTGTTCGAGCAGCGCGGGGTCGACCGGCCGGTCGGTGAAGGCGCGGACCGAGCGCCGCCGGTGCAGCGCCTGCGTCACGCTCATGTCCGTCGCTGGCATGTCAGTCGCTGGCATATTTATCCTCTCGCCTTTTTCCGAACAGCAGGCCGCGTTCGAGCCGTGCTTTGAGCTGGCGGTAATAGGAAAGCAGGAAGACGTCATCCTCTTCGGCGACCGGGCGGCCGATCTTGGCGCGGATCGTGTCGGCAACCTCGCGCATCGCGCGCGCGTCGCGGTGACGCAGCACGCGCTCGAGCTCCTGCAGCTCGAAAATGCCGTAGACCGAAAGCTCGGCGTCGGTGAAGACCATCGCCTCGCCCGCGGCATCGACCGCGATGTCGGCGTCGAGCTTCGCGCGCTCGGCCATCACCACCCATGTCCCGGCGATCAGGTCGCCCATTCGCATCCGGTCGCGGTTGAACAGCAGGAACAGGCTCAAGGTCAGCGACCAGAGCACGCCC is a genomic window of Sphingopyxis sp. FD7 containing:
- the pgmG gene encoding phosphoglucomutase/phosphomannomutase PgmG gives rise to the protein MSHDFHPTMLREYDIRGVVGDTLSDKDAYAIGRSFATLIRRAGGRRIAVGYDGRLSSPMLAEALVAGINAAGVDALNVGLGPTPMLYYAASTEQVDGGIQITGSHNPPDYNGFKMVFQGRPFFGADIRRIGEMAAAGDWEAGEGAAESIDVVDAYVDRLIEGFAGGAFRIGWDAGNGAAGAVIEKLTARLPGEHHLLFTDIDGHFPNHHPDPTEEKNLADLKRLVAEKNLDFGVAFDGDGDRIGAIDGQGRVIWGDQLLQIYAAAVLKDLPGATVIADVKASQALFDRVAELGGTPLMWKTGHSLIKAKMKETGSPLAGEMSGHIFFADRYFGYDDAPYAAVRLIEAATKLGKSVTDLRGSMAPMVNTPEMRFQVDEVRKFAIVEEVLERLTAAGARVDRTDGARVMTGDGWWLLRASNTQDVLVARAEATDEEALARLLAAIDEQLALSGVVRGESVGH
- a CDS encoding division plane positioning ATPase MipZ, yielding MTTPAPHRIIFANEKGGTGKSTCAVHFAVALASQGWRVAGIDLDPRQRTFHRYLENREQTAKRRDIVLPTPQFEVFEGSTIEELDAQVARLSEGVDYFIADTPGRDDVFARHLATSADTLITPINDSFIDFDLIGQVDPETFQVTRPSFYSELIWDTRKARAKSDGRTIDWIILRNRLQHVDAHNMRRVGEALNQLSRRVGFRVIPGLGERVIYRELFPAGLTLLDKAHLGGMGIGHVVARQELREAMGGLNLPARERLHPDGDLFAAA
- a CDS encoding nitroreductase codes for the protein MPATDMSVTQALHRRRSVRAFTDRPVDPALLEQVFAAAQRAPSGGNLQPWQATVLTGEPWQAVKDAVAARIAMGRAGQEPEYDIYPPELTAPWTDRRFGVGEALYASLGIPREDKRGRLARFMDNYRGFGAPVMLFLHCSRIMGPPQWADMGMWLQSVMLLLVEQGLASCPQECWAMYGATVRRSIGLGDDQILFTGLAIGHADEAAAVNQWPVPRAPLGEVIDWKGF
- the panC gene encoding pantoate--beta-alanine ligase, which codes for MQIIRDIAMLHRAVTALKQGGRSVALVPTMGALHDGHLSLVRMARRVADHAVVSIFVNPTQFGPNEDFAAYPRDEARDAALLVDAGTSLLWAPDVGTMYPGGHSTHIEVAELGADYCGAARPGHFDGVATVVAKLFNQVRPDIAIFGEKDWQQLAIIRRMARDLDFGIDILGAPIARDTDGLALSSRNTYLSDGQRAAAAAFPAALSAAAKAIAGGADVGETLAKAEAAIVSGGFDSVDYVALADADSLERLISFRKPARLLAAARIGKTRLIDNWPVG